The Daucus carota subsp. sativus chromosome 2, DH1 v3.0, whole genome shotgun sequence genome includes a window with the following:
- the LOC108209225 gene encoding V-type proton ATPase subunit c''2: MSTATMVIASSSWSRALLQISPYTFSALGIAIAIGVSVLGAAWGIYITGSSLIGAAIKAPRITSKNLISVIFCEAVAIYGVIVAIILQTKLESVPASQIYAPESMRAGYAIFASGIIVGFANLVCGLCVGIIGSSCALSDAQNSSLFVKILVIEIFGSALGLFGVIVGIIMSAQASWPTKV; encoded by the exons ATGTCAACTGCAACAATGGTGATTGCTTCAAGCTCCTGGTCACGAGCGCTGTTACAGATCTCGCCCTACACTTTCTCCGCCCTCGGTATCGCAATTGCGATCGGCGTTTCCGTCTTAGGCGCCGCCTG GGGGATTTATATTACTGGAAGTAGTTTGATTGGTGCTGCGATTAAAGCGCCGCGTATCACTTCGAAGAATCTCATTAG TGTAATCTTTTGTGAAGCCGTTGCTATATATGGTGTCATCGTGGCAATTATTTTACAAACAAAGTTGGAGAGTGTTCCAGCATCCCAGATATATGCACCAGAGTCGATGAGAGCAGGATATGCAATCTTTGCCTCAGGAATTATTGTGGGATTTGCAAATCTTGTTTGCGG GTTATGTGTAGGAATCATCGGAAGCAGCTGCGCGCTATCTGACGCCCAAAACTCGTCACTTTTTGTGAAGATCCTTGTGATTGAAATCTTTGGTAGTGCACTGGGATTGTTTGGAGTGATTGTGGGAATAATCATGTCAGCCCAGGCATCATGGCCAACCAAAGTCTGA